TTCCAAGCGTTTCTGCCGCAGCAACGGCTTCTTCCACCGTGTAGGCAACCTTGCCGTTCGGTACAGCCACTCCGTATTGCTTTAATACTTCTTTACCCTGATATTCATGGATATTCATTCTGGAATCCTCCTATCAACATGACTGCAACAAGGGCGGTTCACAAGGAAATCTATACTAAACCTACATCATTGTAACATGTTTTTAAAACGCTTTCCTTATAATTTAACCTCATGAATTACAGTATTTTGATATCATTATCATTCCCAAAATCGAATGTTTGGATATTATTGGATTTTATTTTTTAATACAAATTCACACAAAAAAAGCACCTCCGCAAAATGGGATTACCTAATCCGCAATGAGAGGTACTTTATTTCATTAGAATTCAAGGGCATTTTTCTTTCAGTTTAGAACAACTCATGTCGTAAGAATTCGCAAGAGCAACTGAAAGTACCTGTTATGATTTTTCAATTTGTACATTCGCTTGATGAACACGATCAAGCAGATCATTAAACTGAAGCAGAAGCGACCCAAATTGATCATGAGTCATACTTGTTTTTTCCTGTATACATCCTGGTACAGACAGGGCTTTATCCCGCAACGCTCTTCCCTCTGTCGTCAAAGAAATCAGCACCTTACGCTCATCTTGAGTGGAACGCTTTCGATCGATCAACCCGGCATTCTGTAACCTCTTTAATAGTGGTGTTAGTGTGCCAGAATCCAAATATAACGCCTCACCCAATTCCTTCACTGTACACTCTTCACGCTCCCAAAGCACGATGAGCACCAAATATTGCGAGTACGTTACACCAAGCTTTTCCAGATAAGGCTGGTACAGCTTTGTAATCTCTCTGGAGCATGCATATATGGCAAAGCATAACTGATTATCAAGTTTCAACGCTGCATCTTTATTAAAATTGTTTTCCATGCTGTCTAGTCACCTGCTTTCGTCATTATTTTAGCACATTATATAACAAAATACATTCTAATTGCCTAAAATACTTTACAAACAATAATTATTTTGATAAATTAAATTGTGTAAAATATAAATTGAGCGAGAGGCAGTGATTGGATTATGATGACCATTCAACAAAAAATGTATGAAACAACAGTAAAAGCAGTTGGTGGGCGTAACGGTTATATCGAGTCTTCTTCCCCTGAACTTCGTTTAGATATTGATACTCCAAAAGAAATGGGTGGCGCTGGTGGCGCAGGTACAAATCCAGAGCAGCTGTTCGCCGCAGGCTATTCTGCTTGCTTTGACAGTGCTTTAAATATGGTGGCTCGCATGCAGCGTGTTAAACATGAAGGTACCGAAGTCACAGCTACGGTCCATTTTGGCAAAGTCGAAGACGGCGGCTTCGGAATCGGAGTAAACCTCGACGTTCTGGTCAAAGGCGTAGATCATGAAACTGCGGTAAAACTGGTGGAAGGCGCACATGAACAATGCCCATACTCCCGCGCTACCCGCGGTAATATTGAAGTGAAACTGAACGTTTTGTAACTTAGAGTTAGAATGAAATTCACAACAAGCCCTCAACCGTATTGGTCAAGGGGCTTGTTGTTTTTCCATCAAGTAACATGGGAGATGATGCATAATCGTATATACGAAATTGATATACTCATAGTATAATCACTATTGTCATAATCTTTTTTTCTTCTCCAGGTCTTTTTGCCTGGAGCTTTTTTTGTCCTTTTTTCCGTTTTCTCTCGTACACATATCCTTTGGAAAACTTTTCCGTAAAAATGATCGTACTGTATCTGCTAATTTTATCGCCTTTTTACATTTCGGATAAATTGGCGCTTGCTTTATCCATATGGCGGTATTGAATAGCTTCAGCCACATGTGAAGTCGTAATTTTCTCTGACTCATGTAAGTCTGCAATGGTGCGGGACAGCTTGAGAATTCGATCATACGCACGCATGCTTAAACCAAGTGCATCCATCGTCTGATTAAGCAGCTCCGCTGCATTTTGATCTAATACTGCATATTTACGCAGCATCTGACCGGACAGCTCACTATTCCATGAAAAAGGAAGCTTACTGTATCTGCGGATTTGTATTGCTCGAGCAACCAACACCTGCTTTCTCATGTCAGCAGACGACAGGGATTCTTTTTCCTCCCGCCAGTCCTTTGGTTGTGATACCTCAAGCTGAAGATCAATTCGATCCAGCAATGGACCGGAAATACGTGAACGGTATCGAGCTACTGCTGTAGGTGAACAGGTACAGCGCTGATGTTCCGTGTTATTGCCGAAAAAGCCACAGTGACACGGATTCAAAGAAGCTGCAAGTAAAAAATGCGCCGGATACTTAAATACAGCACGTGAACGACTGATTGTCACATGGTGGTCTTCCAGGGGCTGCCGCAGCACTTCTAGCACATGGCGGCTAAACTCTGGCAACTCATCTAGAAATAAAATCCCTCGGTGTGCAAGACTGATTTCTCCTGGTTTGGGTATGCCTCCTCCGCCCACCAATCCAGCAGCAGAGATTGTATGATGAGGCGCACGGAAGGGACGAACATGCATGAGATGAGGCGAGGACTCCTTCCATTTTCCTGCTGCGCTGTATACCTTGGTCACTTCTAGCGACTCCTTTTCAGTCAAAGGCGGTAGGATAGAGGGCAACCTGCGGATGAGCATCGTTTTTCCAGCACCCGGTGGTCCCATAAGAAGAATATTGTGCATTCCTGCTGCAGCGATAACTAATGCACGTTTGGCGTGTAGCTGACCCAGCACATCGCTGTAATCCTCCATATTACTGGCTAGTTCTTCTTGCTCGCACAACGGTATATGCTCTGCTTGAGGTAAATGGTCATAGGAATGGATTATAACTTGCTTACTGGCAGTACAATTTTGATCGGTCACTTGGCCGTCTGGGATGCCTTGTGCATGATCATTAACTGGGATAAGATCCGCCAGATGGTGTATAGCGTAAATACGTATATCCGTAATTAGACGTGCCTCGCTTGCGTTTTCCTGAGGAAGCAGCACGGAATCGAATCCCTCTCGCTTGGCCAGATCAACCATGGACAACACCCCATTTACAGAACGAATGCTGCCATCCAGCGCCAGTTCGCCAATAAACAGCGTTCGTTCCCCCACTGGCAAAACAATCTGTTCACTGGTTGTCAGCAAGCCTAAAGCGATGGCAAGATCAAAAGATGAGCCTTCCTTACGCAAATCAGCAGGAGCTAAGTTAATCGTGATACGCTGGGATGGATATTTGAATCCGCAGTTTTTGATTGCTGCTCTCACACGCTCTACTGCCTCTCGAATGGCTGAATCCGGCAATCCGATTATCGCAGTTTGAGGCAAGCCATTGGACAAATCAGTCTCAACTTCGATCAGAACGCCATCTATCCCATATAGACACGCTCCATGTAATTTTCCATACATATCAAAAAAGCACCTCTCCTCATATTGAAATGTCCCTCTCGGGAATCATTGCCTATATGAAAAAAGGTGCTTCCAAATTTTCATTCATTGCAAATATAATGTTTTAAATTTAGCTCTCAATCCTAATTTCAAACCCTCAACTAAGCTTATCTGACGACAGATTATTTGTCAATCAAGGTTAGCTTATCGGCTGCTGGAGTACGTGGTCTTGATTCCGGGGTTCGTCCAAATCAAGTTTGGACAGCACTTCAACCAGCGCAGCATCCTCCTGAACAGGAACCATGTTCTTTGGCTTTTTCTAAAATGCTATCCGCAATGCGACCGCTCCCCTTGGCAACGACAATCGGCGCTTCGCTCTCACCGGGCGTATATTTAAGGGCGACCTGCGGATGAGCATCGTTTTTCTAGCACCCGGCCGTCCCATAAGAAGGATATTATGATACATTTTCACGCATTGAAAAACCAAGTAATATCAAGGGTTTGACGATACTAAGCGGTTTTCCTTTCGGTGGGAGATCGCTTTTTTCTTTTAGGCTCTATTAAACACATTTGTGATTTTCTTATAATTTCATAAATACTATTAATTTAAAATTTATCAGGAATGATGTATTGTCGAGTTTACTTTCCACGATGATGTAACTCTAAAAAGAAGACAAGTAAGCCGTCTCCCTTTCGGTCGGCGCGAAGAGGAGAAGCCGAAGGCTTGACGAGCGTTTCCTATTGCCGTACGCGAGAGTGCGATTTCCATTCTTTATTGATTTTCTTTACCCTAACTAAAGGATGGATCATCATGGATAACTGCGTTCTCCGATAGATAAGTCTGATGAGAAATTGAAGGAACAAAAAAACCTGAGAGGTCAGGACTTTTTGCTCTGTGCGCTGCCGCGAATTCGACATTTTATTTCCACGTAGTGGCGGGAGTTTTCAGTTTTCACCCGTGAGAAGTGCGTTCAGCAGGTCTAACGATTAGAAAACCACGACTGAAAGTCGTATATTGAGGGGACTACCCCAGCCAGTATTCCCACGTACAATTACTATACCGTCGTCATGCGGAACGACGTTATGGATCGTCATGGTAGCAGCTCCTTGAAACGGCTTAACTTGACCGCCAAAAATACCAATTTCCGTGATCGAGACAAGTACCCTACTTGAGGAATTAACAAACCCAGCCAGGTTCAAGCGACTTTGGAACAAATTCGGACCTACATTGTTGATACTAAAAATGAATGCGGTACCTGCTTTAGTTCTTAGGCGACGCGTAGGTTTCAGAATTTTTCTAGAAGAATTTACTTTTCCCATTCGAATCAACTTCCCTTCTTTTGTAATAATATAGAATATGCTAGTTTTTATAGAATCGAAACAGACAAACAGATTGGAAAAGATGACCATCTTTATCAGTAGGCAATAAAAAAAAACCGCGATGTCAGGGCTATGCTCGTAAACTTGATTGAAGTGAGCGAACGAAAAACGACGGAGAGCTGCTCAAGCGGATTGCCACGCTACAAATGAAGATCAAGGAACTCCATCACGTGGCCGTCCGGAGTGCCTTGTGCATGATCATTAACCGGAATAAGATGCACTAGATGGCGTATGACGTATAGCGTAAATACGTATATCCGTAATTAGACGTGCCTCGCTTGCGTTTTCTTGAGGAAGCAGCACGGAATCGAATCCCTCTCACTTGGCCAGATCAACCATGGACAACACCCCATCACAGGACGCATGCTGCCATCCAGCGCCAGCTCGCCAATAAACAGCGTTCGTTCCCCCACCGGTAAAACACCTGCTCACTGGTTGTCAGCAAGCCTAAAGCGATGGCAAGATCAAAAGATGAACCTTCCTTACGCAAATCAGCAGGAGCTAAGTTAATCGTGACACGCTGGGATGGATATTTGAATCCGCAGTTTTTGATTGCTGCTCTCACACGCTCTACTGCCTCTCGAATCGCTGAATCCGGCAATCCGATAATCGCGGTTTGAGGCAAGCCATTGGACAAATCAGTCTCAACTTCGATCAGAACGCCATCTATCCCATATAGACACGCTCCATGTAATTTTCCATACATATCAAAAAGCACCTCTTCCTCATATTGAAATGTTCCTCTCGGGAATCATTGCCTATATGAAAAAAGGTGCTTCCAAATTTTCATTCATTGCAAAAAAATATAATGTTCTAAATTTAGCTCTCAACCCTAATTTCAGATCCTCAACTAAGCTTATCTGACGACAGATTATTTGTCAATCAAGGTTAACTTATCGGCTACTGGAGTACGGGATCTTGATTCCGGGATAACATCAGGATAGCCTGCATATATCATTCCAATTACCTTCTCACCTGGTTGAATTCCCAAGCATTTACGGAATTTAGGCGAATACAAAAATGGTTTTGTTACCCAAAACGTTCCGATTCCTTTGCTCCATGCAGCAAGCATAAAGTTCTGTACAAGCGCGCTGACCGCTGCAAAATCTTCATCCCAAACTGCTTGACGCGGGTCTTCTTCCATCACTACTAAAAGCTGAATCGGGTTGTGTAAAATCCCACTTTCAAACTTGTTATCCTTACCGATATCGGCGGCAATTGCCTCTGCAAGCTTTCTCCGTCCCTCACCAGCAAACAACAGAAAGCGCCACGGTTCACGCATTTTATGATTAGGAGCCCATACCGCGACGTCCAGTAGTTCTTTAATCGTATCTACCGGGATAGAGTCAGATTTGAATCGTTTAATCGTCCGGCGTTCCTGAATTACATCTATGACATGTTCACTAAAGGTATGCTTTGTCACGTAAATCCTCCTTCACAGGTACAACGACTAGATATTCATTATAGAATGAAAATGATAACTATTCTCAATAAAATATACCTGCAGCTTTCCTTTCTGTCAACCTGTACATATGAATTCAGTCCTGCGCTCCAACCTTCGTAAGTTCTTACTCTTTTAAAATGCATCTATAAAATGGTCCGTAACCACAGCCGTTTCATCAGATAATCGTACAGAAATCATATCAAAACGAATTGGAGCATCTCCAATTCCGTTCATATGCAAGTATACTGCGGCTGTTTGACGAACCTGGGTGATTTTACGCGGAGTAACTGATTCTGCTGGTGTTCCATATTTGGAGCTACTTCGGCTACGTACTTCAATAAACACGAGTATATGCTCCTGCCTGGCAATCAGATCTATTTCCCCGCTGCGGCATCGCCAATTGCGGTCTAGGATACGATAACCCAGGGTTTCTAAAAACAAAGCTGCAGCCTCTTCTCCCATTGCTCCTTTGGCTTTCCGTTGATCCTTACCTCTCGTCTTCATGTCATACCCCATCACCAGTCATCTCTTGGAGCAAGCCGATCCATTTGATAAATATAGGTTAGCACCTCTGCTACCAACTGATAGAGTTCAGCTGGGATTTGCTCGTCCAAATCAAGTTTGGACAGTACTTCAACCAGCGCAGCATCCTCCTGAACAGGCACACCATGCTCTTTGGCTTTTTCTAAAATACTGTCCGCAATGCGGCCGCTTCCCTTGGCAACAACAATCGGCGCTTCGCTCTCACCGGGCGTATATTTTAGGGCGACCGCCTTCTTCATGGAAGGAGAGGGAGGGTCCAAGGGCTCTTTCATATTTTAAGATCGACTCCTTTATATGGCTGAGGTACATAGCTTTGTACCTCTGAAGAGACGGAACTGCTCTGTTCAGTCCTTATGGGCATTGGCTCGGTTCGCAGTGTTAGAAGTTGGTAGCCTAGCGACTCCAGCGCGGTGCGAATGGACTCACGTCCACTGGTTAACAGCGAAGCCGCCCATTCCTGATCATTATGAAGCTTGAGGCTTACTATCCGATCTACAACCTGTACATCCACTAACGTCGGACCAAGCCCTTTCATGTCCAAATCAAACCAAAGTCGACAGTTGGAGGCATCCAGTTCTCCGCGTTTGCCGCGGCGGGACTGAATCTGGATTGTAGCTGTTTCACGACCGTCCGGCCCAATAAACGGTATAAACATATGCACTTGTGCAAAAGGTGCCGTTCGGTCTGTATTGAGCAGCAGCTGCTGGCCTGTCAGGTGCTGTACAACCTGCTGTGCCGCCTCTTTCAAAGCAGGCGGCAGGTCGTCACTGCTCATTAGCTGGAGTAGTGCCCCTTTTACGGTGTCTGCGGCCGCTGACACGGAGTCGTCTGCCGTAGCCGCTAATCCCGGCAGCGTCTGCGGCACTCCCTCGGGCGGCTCTGTACGTGCCGCCGTCCCTTGCGCGAGCTGTGCAGTCGAGCGGTGTACCTGCTGCTCGTGCTCAGCACCGAGTAGCTTCAGCACGCGGCCTACCCACGGATCCTCCATAGGGCTGATCTTCGTGCTCGTCGCCGTAGGCTGTGAAGCGGCAGCATCTGCCGTACGCGAAGCGCCAGCCGCTGGCTGCGCTACCTCTCCCTTGGACTGATCTGGCGCAGCCGTGCTCAGTTCGGGTGGCACTGCTGCACGCAGCTCTTGCAGAAGGAGACGCAGCCGCTGGATCGGAGCCTCTAGCGTAGCAGCGTTGCCCTCCGCGGAGGGCGGCGCAGAGCCAGCTGCTGACTGTGCAGAAGGACGGTCTGCCATGACTACGTTTAAGGCAGACTTCGCCCCCGCAGGCTCTGCCGTGGCCGGAGATGGAGCACCATCGGCATCCTTAAACTGCATACCTGCCGCAGTAGCTTGCTGTGGTTGCTCCACTTTAGTACGGGAGCCGTTTAATGCGTCAGCAGCATCCGATTCAGGCGCATTTGCACCAGCGTCCAATACCACTGTCGCTCCTCGTCCGTTAACTGCTTCCGGCTCTTTTGAGGCAGTCCCGTTGGCTGCAT
This window of the Paenibacillus polymyxa genome carries:
- a CDS encoding YraN family protein; this encodes MGYDMKTRGKDQRKAKGAMGEEAAALFLETLGYRILDRNWRCRSGEIDLIARQEHILVFIEVRSRSSSKYGTPAESVTPRKITQVRQTAAVYLHMNGIGDAPIRFDMISVRLSDETAVVTDHFIDAF
- a CDS encoding YifB family Mg chelatase-like AAA ATPase: MYGKLHGACLYGIDGVLIEVETDLSNGLPQTAIIGLPDSAIREAVERVRAAIKNCGFKYPSQRITINLAPADLRKEGSSFDLAIALGLLTTSEQIVLPVGERTLFIGELALDGSIRSVNGVLSMVDLAKREGFDSVLLPQENASEARLITDIRIYAIHHLADLIPVNDHAQGIPDGQVTDQNCTASKQVIIHSYDHLPQAEHIPLCEQEELASNMEDYSDVLGQLHAKRALVIAAAGMHNILLMGPPGAGKTMLIRRLPSILPPLTEKESLEVTKVYSAAGKWKESSPHLMHVRPFRAPHHTISAAGLVGGGGIPKPGEISLAHRGILFLDELPEFSRHVLEVLRQPLEDHHVTISRSRAVFKYPAHFLLAASLNPCHCGFFGNNTEHQRCTCSPTAVARYRSRISGPLLDRIDLQLEVSQPKDWREEKESLSSADMRKQVLVARAIQIRRYSKLPFSWNSELSGQMLRKYAVLDQNAAELLNQTMDALGLSMRAYDRILKLSRTIADLHESEKITTSHVAEAIQYRHMDKASANLSEM
- a CDS encoding DNA ligase 1 produces the protein MNIGSVFRGLLGDVKAGEAKKLDMQPGQVVRGVVLKVSEDGDEAVLQIQGSQVRAKLETPLQPGQTATFQVQPASSSGMTVLKPLNDAANMPQQTVALTDVLESVGLPDTAQNRELIQAMQKNGVPLTSENAASLQEALSKQSGNVQLGTFVQAAAVAFQRGLPLTAESINGLRQTMFGPPLNDLLSSLEQELEAVLKQQGQGTPTDRSVGEATIKSADRTSASPTGTSSVMIADGQEGQTLTLSKEPSGSAAAKQAETGQQATGGKELLKGTQAANLAATVSEASVLATDSDTPAGSTAYAANGTASKEPEAVNGRGATVVLDAGANAPESDAADALNGSRTKVEQPQQATAAGMQFKDADGAPSPATAEPAGAKSALNVVMADRPSAQSAAGSAPPSAEGNAATLEAPIQRLRLLLQELRAAVPPELSTAAPDQSKGEVAQPAAGASRTADAAASQPTATSTKISPMEDPWVGRVLKLLGAEHEQQVHRSTAQLAQGTAARTEPPEGVPQTLPGLAATADDSVSAAADTVKGALLQLMSSDDLPPALKEAAQQVVQHLTGQQLLLNTDRTAPFAQVHMFIPFIGPDGRETATIQIQSRRGKRGELDASNCRLWFDLDMKGLGPTLVDVQVVDRIVSLKLHNDQEWAASLLTSGRESIRTALESLGYQLLTLRTEPMPIRTEQSSSVSSEVQSYVPQPYKGVDLKI
- a CDS encoding organic hydroperoxide resistance protein — protein: MMTIQQKMYETTVKAVGGRNGYIESSSPELRLDIDTPKEMGGAGGAGTNPEQLFAAGYSACFDSALNMVARMQRVKHEGTEVTATVHFGKVEDGGFGIGVNLDVLVKGVDHETAVKLVEGAHEQCPYSRATRGNIEVKLNVL
- a CDS encoding EscU/YscU/HrcU family type III secretion system export apparatus switch protein, with product MKEPLDPPSPSMKKAVALKYTPGESEAPIVVAKGSGRIADSILEKAKEHGVPVQEDAALVEVLSKLDLDEQIPAELYQLVAEVLTYIYQMDRLAPRDDW
- a CDS encoding MarR family winged helix-turn-helix transcriptional regulator codes for the protein MENNFNKDAALKLDNQLCFAIYACSREITKLYQPYLEKLGVTYSQYLVLIVLWEREECTVKELGEALYLDSGTLTPLLKRLQNAGLIDRKRSTQDERKVLISLTTEGRALRDKALSVPGCIQEKTSMTHDQFGSLLLQFNDLLDRVHQANVQIEKS
- a CDS encoding nitroreductase family protein; translation: MTKHTFSEHVIDVIQERRTIKRFKSDSIPVDTIKELLDVAVWAPNHKMREPWRFLLFAGEGRRKLAEAIAADIGKDNKFESGILHNPIQLLVVMEEDPRQAVWDEDFAAVSALVQNFMLAAWSKGIGTFWVTKPFLYSPKFRKCLGIQPGEKVIGMIYAGYPDVIPESRSRTPVADKLTLIDK